In the genome of Oncorhynchus masou masou isolate Uvic2021 chromosome 26, UVic_Omas_1.1, whole genome shotgun sequence, one region contains:
- the LOC135514954 gene encoding cholinephosphotransferase 1-like, whose amino-acid sequence MPHFLWPEPLSAAQLKRLEEHKYSASGRSLFEPPCQIYWNWLVQQIPTWVAPNTLTIIGLVINIVTTVVLVFYCPTATEEAPAWAFILSALGLFIYQSLDAIDGKQARRTNSSSALGELFDHGCDAVSTVFVSVGTCMSCGIGSYPDWMFFCGFVGMFMFFCAHWQTYVSGTLRFGLVDVTEVQIAIVVMYVMSAFGGVALWDYRLPVLGVKLYAFPIMGIIGGAVYSCYNYFHVILNGGVGKNGSTVADTSVLAPGMHIGLILTLAFIIFKKSSNQLFELHPCLYILTFGMVAAKIANKLVVAHMTKSELYLPDTAFIGPGLLFLNQYFNSFIDEHIVLWIAMVLSLIDLTRYCTGVCIQIASHLRIHVFSITAQAALKRN is encoded by the exons ATGCCACATTTCTTGTGGCCGGAGCCGCTGTCAGCCGCACAACTCAAGCGGCTAGAGGAGCACAAATATAGCGCGTCGGGTCGATCCCTTTTCGAACCTCCTTGTCAGATATATTGGAATTGGCTGGTCCAACAAATTCCAACTTGGGTAGCGCCTAATACTCTGACTATAATTGGACTGGTAATAAATATAGTCACAACTGTAGTGTTGGTGTTTTACTGCCCAACTGCAACAGAGGAG GCTCCAGCATGGGCCTTCATTCTGAGTGCGTTGGGCCTGTTCATCTATCAGTCGCTGGATGCCATCGATGGGAAGCAGGCCCGGAGGACAAACAGCAGCTCTGCGCTGGGGGAGCTGTTTGACCACGGCTGTGATGCTGTCTCCACAG tttTTGTTTCCGTGGGAACATGTATGTCCTGTGGGATAGGAAGCTACCCTGATTGGATGTTCTTCTGTGGCTTTGTGGGGATGTTCATGTTCTTCTGTGCACACTGGCAAACCTATGTTTCCGGAACGCTGCGCTTTGGCCT GGTTGATGTGACAGAGGTCCAGATTGCCATCGTTGTCATGTATGTGATGTCAGCTTTTGGTGGCGTGGCCCTTTGGGACTACAGG TTGCCCGTCCTTGGGGTGAAGCTGTACGCCTTCCCCATCATGGGCATCATTGGGGGAGCCGTGTACTCCTGCTATAACTACTTCCACGTCATCCTCAACGGGGGCGTCGGCAAGAACGGCTCCACCGTGGCT GACACCAGTGTGCTGGCACCAGGTATGCACATCGGCCTCATCCTCACACTGGCCTTCATCATCTTTAAGAAGTCATCCAACCAGCTTTTTGAGCTGCACCCCTGCCTCTACATCCTGACATTCGGCATGGTCGCCGCCAAGATCGCCAACAAGCTAGTT GTGGCCCACATGACCAAGAGTGAGCTTTATCTCCCAGACACGGCTTTCATCGGGCCTGGCCTCCTCTTCCTCAACCAGTACTTCAACAGCTTCATCGACGAGCACATAGTCCTCTGGATCGCAATG GTCCTGTCGTTAATTGACTTGACACGCTACTGCACAGGCGTGTGCATCCAGATCGCCTCTCACCTGCGCATTCACGTGTTCAGCATCACGGCGCAAGCTGCCCTCAAACGCAACTGA